One genomic segment of Coffea arabica cultivar ET-39 chromosome 6e, Coffea Arabica ET-39 HiFi, whole genome shotgun sequence includes these proteins:
- the LOC140009726 gene encoding uncharacterized protein: MHEEYKIQISKTIARNARGIAVDRIKGCAVEQYKHIWKYCEEIKKTHTNSTMVVEFTPFRDPGSNPRFMRLYCCLGALKEGIKMCRPVIGLDGCHIKGPYPSQLLSAVAIDPNNGWWLIAWAIVEKEATIQWKWFLQLLQADLKIDNQCHYTFISDQQKHMYQNFKKKHPGKALKGMLWAIARSSTIEMYKKAAEDLKEYDNEAYKWVEKAPHPMHWCKAYFSPHTKCDMIVNNLCESFNSHILEARDKPIISCLENIRELMMERIQKRKAAMTRYPHSTGPLIRKIIEDRIEESFQWFPQFNGIDGYQVKGPRNFQFAVNLRKKSCTCRIWELSGLPCTHAIAAIKQAEDDPHEMIAECY; encoded by the exons ATGCATGAGGAGTACAAGATACAAATATCAAAAACAATAGCCAGAAATGCTAGAGGTATAGCTGTTGACAGAATCAAAGGTTGTGCAGTCGAGCAGTATAAGCATATATGGAAATATTGTGAGGAGATTAAGAAGACTCATACTAATTCTACCATGGTAGTCGAGTTCACTCCATTTAGAGATCCAGGTTCGAATCCTAGGTTCATGAGACTGTACTGTTGTTTAGGTGCACTAAAAGAAGGAATCAAAATGTGTAGACCTGTGATTGGGCTTGATGGCTGCCATATAAAAGGGCCTTACCCTAGTCAACTGTTATCAGCAGTGGCAATTGATCCCAACAATGGTTGGTGGCTTATTGCTTGGGCCATAGTGGAGAAGGAAGCTACAATACAGTGGAAATGGTTCTTACAACTTCTCCAAGCGGATCTGAAAATAGATAATCAGTGTCACTACACTTTCATCTCTGATCAACAAAAG CATatgtatcaaaatttcaagaagaaacATCCTGGAAAGGCACTTAAAGGGATGCTGTGGGCGATAGCTAGGAGCAGCACAATTGAGATGTACAAGAAAGCTGCTGAGGACTTGAAAGAGTATGACAATGAAGCATACAAGTGGGTGGAGAAGGCTCCTCATCCGATGCATTGGTGTAAGGCTTACTTTTCTCCTCACACTAAATGTGACATGATTGTCAATAATCTATGTGAATCTTTCAATTCACATATACTAGAGGCCAGGGATAAACCAATTATATCTTGCTTAGAGAATATTAGAGAACTGATGATGGAAAgaattcaaaaaagaaaggcTGCCATGACTAGATATCCACACTCAACTGgtcctttgattagaaaaattattgAGGACAGAATTGAAGAGTCTTTCCAGTGGTTCCCACAGTTCAATGGGATTGATGGTTATCAGGTAAAGGGCCCAAGAAATTTCCAGTTTGCTGTGAATTTGAGAAAGAAGAGTTGCACTTGTCGAATCTGGGAATTATCTGGTTTACCTTGTACCCATGCCATTGCAGCAATTAAGCAAGCTGAGGATGATCCACATGAAATGATTGCGGAATGTTACTAA